In the genome of Magnolia sinica isolate HGM2019 chromosome 2, MsV1, whole genome shotgun sequence, one region contains:
- the LOC131236103 gene encoding B3 domain-containing protein Os06g0194400-like: MAVCQPAYEDFRRQRLEENKKRMEDLNLTMLSQTLRNASPKPSPVKSGKPRVVRKEAGLVKVRRSSRVANKPAPIYKEAVVEYVERPRSYKRRSLLNRVYASDEARSYAIEKANEVQSNLEPEFPSFVKPMLQSHVTGGFWLGLPVQFSKLNLPRHDATVTLVDENGDEYPTVYLAQKTGLSGGWRGFSLAHDLVDGDALVFQLVKATIFKVFIIRASGLESEDDLDVGPKRINAGTFNGLVCHPFHGY, encoded by the exons ATGGCGGTCTGTCAGCCGGCATATGAGGATTTCCGTCGACAGAGATTGGAAGAAAACAAGAAAAGGATGGAAGACCTCAATCTCACTATGCTCTCTCAGACTTTGCGAAATGCCTCTCCCAAGCCATCCCCT GTCAAGTCGGGGAAGCCACGGGTGGTTAGGAAAGAAGCGGGTCTTGTTAAAGTTCGGAGATCGTCTCGTGTCGCAAACAAACCAGCTCCGATTTATAAGGaa GCAGTGGTTGAATATGTGGAGAGGCCTAGAAG CTACAAGCGCAGGTCTTTGCTCAATAGAGTATATGCTTCAGATGAAGCTAGATCATATGCTATAGAGAAAGCAAATGAAGTTCAATCAAATCTGGAGCCTGAATTTCCAAGCTTTGTAAAGCCCATGCTCCAATCCCATGTTACTGGTGGGTTTTGGCTG GGGCTTCCTGTGCAATTCTCTAAGTTAAACTTACCAAGACACGACGCTACAGTTACTTTAGTTGATGAAAATGGGGATGAGTACCCTACAGTATATCTGGCCCAGAAGACCGGGTTGAGCGGTGGATGGAGAGGTTTCTCTCTCGCTCACGATTTGGTTGATGGGGATGCTTTGGTTTTCCAATTGGTTAAGGCTACGATATTTAAG GTCTTCATAATAAGGGCAAGCGGTTTAGAATCTGAGGATGATTTGGATGTTGGTCCGAAACGAATCAATGCAGGTACTTTCAATGGCCTCGTTTGCCACCCTTTTCATGGGTATtag